The following nucleotide sequence is from Congzhengia minquanensis.
GATGTTATGGAGGAAAACTCCAACAAAAACGCAGTTGCTGCATCTACACAGCGGGATTTGATTGCAGGCGAGGTGTCGAAGGATTTAACAAAGCGCATTTTGCTGCCGGAGAAAATTTCCAAGGCGCATGAAGAAGGAATTTTGCATTTCCACGACGCGGACTATTTTATTCAGCCGATTTTTAACTGCTGTTTGATTGACATTGGAAACATGTTAGACAACGGCACGGTAATGAACGGCAAGCTGATTGAAACGCCGAAAAGCTTTCAGGTGGCCTGCACCATTGTGACGCAGATTATTGCCGCCGTGGCCAGCAGCCAGTATGGCGGCCAGTCGGTGGACATTCGCCATTTGGGCAAATATTTAAGAAAGAGCCACGACAAATTTAAAAAGAGCATTGCAAAAGCCAGCGGTGGCGAGCTTTCTGAGGAGATGCTGGAAAAACTGGCTATGAACCGCACAAAGGACGAGCTTCGTTCGGGCGTTCAGACCATTCAGTATCAGATTAACACGCTCATGACCACAAACGGCCAGTCTCCGTTTGTGACGCTGTTCTTGAATTTAGATAAAGATGACGAATATTTAAAAGAAAATGCCATGATTGTGGAGGAAATTCTCCGCCAGAGGCTCGAGGGCATTAAAAACGAAGCTGGCGTTTATGTTACGCCTGCGTTCCCGAAACTGGTTTATGTTTTAGACGAGCACAATTGCTTAAAGGGCGGCGAGTATGACTACATAACCAGGCTGGCGGTGCAATGTTCGGTAAAAAGAATGTATCCCGATTACATTTCTGCAAAACAGATGCGCGAAAACTATGAGGGCAACGTGTTTGGCCCCATGGGCTGCAGAAGCTTTTTGGCGCCGTGGAAAGACGAAAACGGCAACTATAAATTTGAGGGCCGCTTTAACCAGGGCGTTGTGAGCATTAACCTGCCCCAGATGGGCTTAATTGCAAAGGGCGATGAGGATTTGTTCTGGAAACTGTTTGACGAAAGGCTTCAGCTTTGCTTTGAGGCACTTATGTGCCGTCACCGTGCGCTTTTGGGCACAAAGTCTGATGTGAGTCCGGTGCATTGGCAGTATGGCGCCATTGCCCGTCTGAAAAAGGGTGAAGTGATTGACAAATATCTAAAAGACGGCTACTCCTCCATTTCGTTGGGCTACATCGGCCTGTACGAGGTGACGAAGCTGATGAAAGGCGTGTCTCATACAACGCCGGAGGGACAGGAATTTGCTCTCAGGGTGATGAACCGATTAAGAAAGGCAACAGATACCTGGAAGAAAGAAACCGGCATTGGATTTGCCCTTTACGGCACACCGGCAGAGTCTTTGTGCTATCGGTTTGCAAGAATAGACAAGCTGAAATTCGGCAGCGTGACAGACGTTACCGACAAGGGCTATTACACCAACTCCTATCATGTGGACGTGCGCGAGGATATTGACGCATTCTCC
It contains:
- the nrdD gene encoding anaerobic ribonucleoside-triphosphate reductase — translated: MLVIKRDGRTVDYDRVKIEVAIRKANAEVEESERATDQEIESILSYIESKKCKRMLVEDIQDIIEQKLMEMGHFVLSKTYIIYRYSRALVRKANTTDESILSLIKNANKDVMEENSNKNAVAASTQRDLIAGEVSKDLTKRILLPEKISKAHEEGILHFHDADYFIQPIFNCCLIDIGNMLDNGTVMNGKLIETPKSFQVACTIVTQIIAAVASSQYGGQSVDIRHLGKYLRKSHDKFKKSIAKASGGELSEEMLEKLAMNRTKDELRSGVQTIQYQINTLMTTNGQSPFVTLFLNLDKDDEYLKENAMIVEEILRQRLEGIKNEAGVYVTPAFPKLVYVLDEHNCLKGGEYDYITRLAVQCSVKRMYPDYISAKQMRENYEGNVFGPMGCRSFLAPWKDENGNYKFEGRFNQGVVSINLPQMGLIAKGDEDLFWKLFDERLQLCFEALMCRHRALLGTKSDVSPVHWQYGAIARLKKGEVIDKYLKDGYSSISLGYIGLYEVTKLMKGVSHTTPEGQEFALRVMNRLRKATDTWKKETGIGFALYGTPAESLCYRFARIDKLKFGSVTDVTDKGYYTNSYHVDVREDIDAFSKFKFESQFQKISSGGAISYVEIPNMRHNTEAIEDVVRFIYDNIQYAEFNTKSDYCQVCGFDGEIIINEDNEWECPACHNKDHAKMNVTRRTCGYLGENFWNVGKTKEIKARVLHL